TCATAAATGTCAGCTCATCTGTATGTTTGCTAAGAGTATCCGTGCATGTTGTCCTGACGTCATTGAGATTGCTTGTCAGTGTCCGCAAGTGATGGGAAGTGTAACTAATATTGCTGATAATGTTGACAATATCTGTCTCAAAGCTCTGAAATCGGTTTTCTTGCTGGTTGAACTTGGCAGATGTTCCATTTTCATATTCTTTATGACGTTCCTGGAGCTCTTTCAAACTTTGTTCATTAGCTTGGGCAATGGTGGTGATATTCTCCATCTGTCCACTGAATGAGTTCAGCTGACTATTCATATCCTCAAGCGTATCGTTATTCGCTTTGGCTAAAACTGAATTGTTGGCTGCTAACGCCTGCAAATTCTGCACTTTCTCTTTAAGCCAGTCTGTGTCCTTCCGTGCTTGGAGGACAACCTGCTGAAGGTTTTGAAAGTCACTTTTGATTCTCTGGATAGCTTGACTTGTATCATCCACAGATCTTTGCAAAGCACTAATAAGATCTCTTTGCTGAACTTGCGTCTGATTGAGATTGTTTAGATTCATGATGACGACATTATGTGAACGCAGTTGGCTTTgcaaagtggtttgaatgttgcttGTGTCTTCCTGAAGGTCATTGATGTAGCCATTGTAGGCCTGAAGTGTTCTATTGACACTGACGATCATGAAAGAGTTGCTATCCAGAACGCCTTTCATTTGGCTCTGCCGATCATCCAATACATTACCAGACTCCTGTAACTTCTCCAGTGTATCTTTGTTCTTTGCCGTTTTCTCTGAAATCTCATGGAGCTGCTGGCGGAGGGCCAGAATATCATCTTTGAAACTTGAAAGCTCTGTGTTGGTGCTCATGGCTTTCTCACCAGTTTGGTAatctgaaaggaaaggaaaaatgcagaaaattttAGAGAATTGTCTTTGTTTACCGTTTAGCAGAAGAATGC
This region of Sceloporus undulatus isolate JIND9_A2432 ecotype Alabama unplaced genomic scaffold, SceUnd_v1.1 scaffold_5665, whole genome shotgun sequence genomic DNA includes:
- the LOC121918193 gene encoding collectin-12-like; amino-acid sequence: YQTGEKAMSTNTELSSFKDDILALRQQLHEISEKTAKNKDTLEKLQESGNVLDDRQSQMKGVLDSNSFMIVSVNRTLQAYNGYINDLQEDTSNIQTTLQSQLRSHNVVIMNLNNLNQTQVQQRDLISALQRSVDDTSQAIQRIKSDFQNLQQVVLQARKDTDWLKEKVQNLQALAANNSVLAKANNDTLEDMNSQLNSFSGQMENITTIAQANEQSLKELQERHKEYENGTSAKFNQQENRFQSFETDIVNIISNISYTSHHLRTLTSNLNDVRTTCTDTLSKHTDELTFMNNTLANIRLDATALRMQQDVMRTRLDIEVANLSVIMEEMKLVDSKHGQLIKNFTILQ